ggaagaactgtgttctctggaatgatggtggtgattcATCCAACACTtatgggatgggttggggaggtGCTCAGTCAACATCCTAACATCATTAATGCACCAACATGAAgcgtcgctgaatgcaatcaaatcctcacaccaatgcTTCTCCTAAATCTAAtataaagccttcttccctggacagtagagacagtccaaCAAATACAGGAGaatctctttttaatactcttgattttggaagaaacagtgaatgagcaggtgtccaaatacttttgtccatatagagtataATATCATGATACTTGTTACTCCTTGTTTGACCTCATACAGAACATGATGCAGCAGTACTCGTCAGCCCTAGACTGGAACCTTAGATGTACATTAATTCGGTTCTGACCAACAGTCTAGTTTGCTTTAGTCCAGTGTGGCGATGCAGTATGAAGAAGTATAAAGAACACCTGCCAGATTCCCAAAATGCAGCGAAGGGTTTTGCATCAATGATAAATTTGTCCAATTCATTTGTGGCTAATGTGGAGCAGATTTCCCCCAAGGGGTTTAAATCTGTACTAGGACCAGGCCAGAACATCAGATGGTCCAGGAGCTAAGAACTAGCTTCTGATTGGCCGTGTTGTAGAGATTGTAGTGATTCCCTGTAACAGTGATGGAATGCTGACCCGTGATGTTGAGTGTGTTGTTTGGTGAACCGGGGCTTGTGTCTTTGCTCTGTTGTACAGAACTCTACCTGCAGGAAACGTTCAAGCCCTTAGTGAACATCTCCCCCGACGCAAGGTACGTTTCCCTGCTCCTCATTTCCATAAACCAGGGCCAATCCAGACCCACTCTTAGAAGACCTCCCTGAACTGCAGTGATGCTGGATTCTCtctctaactgtgtgtgtgtgtgtgtgtgtgtgtgtgtgtgtgtgtgtgtgtgtgtgtgtgtgtgtgtttttcagcatATTTGATGCTGTTTACTCGCTCATCAAAAACAAAATCCACCGGTTGCCAGTGATTGATCCGGTCACAGGGAATGCACTCTACATCCTCACACACAAGCGGATCCTCAAATTTCTGCAGCTTTTCGTAAGTAAAAGCCGCCGCAGAAAAATCTCTtgctttttcattcttttttattattaaacacacacagtatgaaTCATTTTCTGATGAATGTTATTTCAAGAAATCCAGTTTAGTAGCACAGGTTTTCAACACAAACCGCCTCTATGTTTTCCTGGCAGGTGTGTGAGATGCCCAAGCCGGCCTTCATGAAGCTCACGCTGGGAGAACTGGGCATCGGAACCTACTCCAACATCGCCTTCATCCACCCGGACACGCCCATCATCAAAGCCCTCAGCATCTTCGtggagaggagagtgtctgcGCTGCCCGTGGTGGACATCACCGGTAAAACTCATCTGCATAAAATACAAtgttattaaaatacataatgtTACTTATGTCAAGTTCTTCAACAGAGTCGGAGCAGCACAGAGCGAGCCTGACCCACAAACTAATATATAAGGAATAATATAGGAAATTACTGTTAATTGAATCCAGAGAATTTagtagaattaaaaaaaaaaaagaaaatgacttTGTCAAGCCGGGGTATCGAACCCACTACCCTGTAGTCAGTAggccagtgctctaaccactgagccaccatcaCCTCAGTGAATAAAATTTTCGGAAGTCATATTCATGGTTTGAGAAGGAATAGGTTCATTCAATTAGTAAAATGATCTTGATTAAATAGAGAGTGTAGGATAGAAAGAGGCCTAAATTAGACTATATCAGTAAGTAAAAATGACAAGTAACTAATTAGTATCTTGATTCTCTTGTAGTATTAGAACTTGATTTAACTTAAGTAACTATGATCAGAAGATTGCTAGTTCAAATCAAGACAGCTATTAATAACACCCTGATTATATATGCAGGAGaccagggggggggggggggaggggggggtttgTGAGAGGGGGACGCagactgggggggggggagagacagagggggacAGACGAACATAGAGAcgcggacagacagacagacatagagacACAGAAGGAGAGAGCAAATGGTAAGCTGGGAGCGGAGGGTTGAAGGTACTCATGCTTTGCTCAAGGGGCAATTGGCCAGCAAGTCTGCCAAGCCCCGgtttcgaacccacaaccctttgATTagtaacccagtgctctaaccactgagccacctcCGCTCCAGTAAAGACAGCGTTCGGAAGTCGTATTCATGTACTGAGCTGCAATGGGAGGAATAGGACGAGGCCTAAATTAGACTGACTCGAAATCAGTCAGCCAGTCAAATCCTCAGCAGTATACAGtaaacacagttctactgcagGGTGTTCATTACCGCCCCCTGCAGGCAGTGAAATGAAACCGAAGCCTGTAATGTATCTCTGCAGATGTTTGGAAAGGTTTAGTAAGGGCTTTCCCAGGAATAAAACATGATCTGTGTGTAAACAGCCCCACAGGTGTTAGCAGTACAGAGTAGTGAGACTttacaattaattaattctataaataaataaataataattatgtttCTCTTCTGCAGGAAAGGTTGTGGATATCTATTCCAAATTTGACGTCATAGTAAGTCCTACATTCACTTTCTAACTCTTCTAACTCTGTTTAATTACGTACAGCTGGGGCCCTGATACACAGTATACTTTTCTATGCGTACGGAGGACGTTgttggtgcttaataaacactgatcaactgcaagtATCTTTACAAAcagtaattagactggtttaccTGGATGGAGTTCAGCAGATTTAGAAATCACTACTCCAATTGGGAGAGAATCTGAACAACAGtttaagaatctgctgctactgaagtatttagtctgtgattaaaaTATGCATCATTAAACATCTCtttaaatatgattaaatatcattaaaaaTGTCTTTGCCCAGTCCTAGTTGagtgttatttttatatatgagttagtaatgaagaaaaaaaatacatttgaataataaaagtaaaatttaGGATGCGTCTACATTGCGTACTTATTACTAACTATTTTGTTTAGCATATAGCATAGATAGtgtgtcaaagttgagtataaTCAAATATCAAAGATACATGCTCAACTGTGGTTACAATGTATGTTGGCACAGCAACGCATCACTTCTTGTTAGTTCAAAATGGATTACTTTGTTAATATTGAGTGCACTGACCTGCCAAACCTGCACAAAATGAGTATATAGTATTAGTGTTAATATACAAATTACTTCATTAATTACGTTTCATAAAATCTAGAACTGCTTTTGTAAATTTACTGTTTTCTTCAAATTgatcaaattattatttaacaatTTGAAGTTGCATAATTAAGATTACTCTTATTTTCCAAGACCTGATATTTAATTGCAAAATGCACAAATTGAGGGAAATAGAAAGTTATCATGTATAAAACCCCCTGTTCTCTCAGAATGTCAGTATTGCTGTGTCTGGAATACACACTACAGCCTGGGCTATTTTTTATAGAATGGCACAGGCCtgtgtgttaagtgtgtgtgtagtggcgGTGGGTGAGGCTCCGTGTTCATTAGtgtggtgggtgtgtgtgtgtgtgtagaacctGGCGGCAGAGAAAACCTACAACAACCTGGACATTACGGTCACTCAGGCGCTGCAGCACCGCTCGCAGTACTTCGAGGGGGTGATGAAGTGCAAACGGCACGAAACGCTGGAAACCATCGTGGACCGGATCGTCAAGGCCGAGGTGAGGGTCCAGAAAGGGCTGAGCGCTTATCACTTGGGGCAGATTTCGTCAAGAAGATTTGGTCCtaaaaatacatgaaatgaTTCTTTTTCTGTATAAATTTTATGCTGGACGCTGTTTGTTGTGCAGGTTCacaggctggtggtggtggatgATAACTCCAGCATTGAAGGAATcatctcactgtctgacatccTCCAGGCCCTGGTCCTCACTCCCGCAGGTCAACACACCCGGCTTCAAATTCAATATTTACCCATCCTTCATTAGCCTGGATTAAAACCGCTACAGTGCTTATAATcagacactgcagattcatactggattaaaagtcACTACACAGTTACGAACAGCCTGTAAAACATTTACACCACCTGGATTAAAATCTACACTAAaggcagattcatactggagtaaaatTGCTCCATCACTACTACCATAAGACTATAAAAGGTGCACAttaactgcagattcatactgcatTAAAGTCACTTCACAGTTACAAACAGCCTGTAAAATAAATACACCCTGGTGAACCAACCTGGATTAAAATCTACACTAAAATTGTTCCCTCACTAAAATCACAAGACTGTAAAAAGtaatactggattaaaatcactcaaaTGATTTCCACCAGTCCAAACACAGTGCAGCTACTGCCTTCAGACTttaattcagtatgaatctgcagttatTACCTTCAGACTGGCAAAATTCACAAATTCATACTGCACTAAAACCACACTTTCTTTATATCCCCTTATActattaaaaaattataaacattaaagattcatactggattgaagTCAATTCAATTACTTCCATCAGACGGACAACAACTCACATTTCACATtggaaattcatactggatacataTTAGTTCATTATTTAAATAACAGAGCCCCTAGTGGGGCTTTACAGACCACTCACTTCACCATTGCACCTTTAAAACCTTGTGCCGTTCCCTTTTACAGGGGGAAGCAGGAAAGACGTCACCATGGAGTGACGAGCGGCACTGACTGTTTAGGGGACAGCCTGGAAAGGAGGAGGAAACCGGTCCAGTTGGACTCGTGGCCAGTCCGGCTGGACGTCTTGACCCAGGGATCGTTTTGTAGGACTCTCTGAGAAATCTACTGGAAGCACTTTGACGCGTTTGGACCTGCTTTTTCTTTAGGTGCCTTTTGGAGCGGCTTTGCGATCGGACACGTTCGGATATTACGCACACTTATATTTTGATACACTCGTCTAAAGTAAGCGTCTCTGGGGGTCCAGTCCTGAGCGtctgctgctgtactgctgtacACTGGTCTGTTTTGTGGGATAACTGGCTCACCGAGCTGAAACGACGGTTATGCACTGTGGGGAGATCCTCGTCAGGTAGCGGTTTGGGTCGTAAATGCGAAGCTGAAATAAACACAGTCCAAACGCAGAGAGGGCGGAGCTTAAAGGAGTACTCTGGTGTTCTACGgtctgctgtctgtctgctgcGTCTGATGCATACGGTCAATTTCCACATCCAGAAATCTGGATACGTTTCCCTGAACTTTTAAAAGGGAAACGTTGACTTCTAATAGACATCAATGGGCAGTCGCTGAGTTCCAGTG
This portion of the Salminus brasiliensis chromosome 9, fSalBra1.hap2, whole genome shotgun sequence genome encodes:
- the prkag2b gene encoding 5'-AMP-activated protein kinase subunit gamma-2 isoform X2, producing MLEKLDLGDEASEEPGSDIYTRFMKSHKCYDLIPTSSKLVVFDTTLQVKKAFFALVANGVRAAPLWETKKQSFVGMLTITDFIIILHRFYKSPLVQIYELEEHKIETWRELYLQETFKPLVNISPDASIFDAVYSLIKNKIHRLPVIDPVTGNALYILTHKRILKFLQLFVCEMPKPAFMKLTLGELGIGTYSNIAFIHPDTPIIKALSIFVERRVSALPVVDITGKVVDIYSKFDVINLAAEKTYNNLDITVTQALQHRSQYFEGVMKCKRHETLETIVDRIVKAEVHRLVVVDDNSSIEGIISLSDILQALVLTPAGGSRKDVTME